In Papio anubis isolate 15944 chromosome 20, Panubis1.0, whole genome shotgun sequence, a single window of DNA contains:
- the SH3GL1 gene encoding endophilin-A2 isoform X2 — MSVAGLKKQFYKASQLVSEKVGGAEGTKLDDDFKEMEKKVDVTSKAVTEVLARTIEYLQPNPASRAKLTMLNTVSKIRGQVKNPGYPQSEGLLGECMIRHGKELGGESNFGDALLDAGESMKRLAEVKDSLDIEVKQNFIDPLQNLCEKDLKEIQHHLKKLEGRRLDFDYKKKRQGKIPDEELRQALEKFEESKEVAETSMHNLLETDIEQVSQLSALVDAQLDYHRQAVQILDELAEKLKRRMREASSRPRREYKPKPREPFDLGEPEQSNGGFPCTTAPKIAASSSFRSSDKPIRTPSRSMLPLDQPSCKALYDFEPENDGELGFREGDVITLTNQIDENWYEGMLDGQSGFFPLSYVEVLVPLPQ; from the exons CTGGTCAGTGAGAAGGTCGGAGGGGCCGAGGGGACCAAGCTGGACGATGACTTCAAAGAGATGGAGAAG AAGGTGGATGTCACCAGCAAGGCGGTGACAGAAGTGCTGGCCAGGACCATCGAGTACCTGCAGCCCAACCCAG CCTCGCGGGCTAAGCTGACCATGCTCAACACGGTGTCCAAGATCCGGGGCCAGGTGAAGAACCCCGGCTACCCACAGTCGGAGGGGCTCCTGGGCGAGTGCATGATCCGCCACGGGAAGGAGCTGGGCGGCGAGTCCAACTTTG GCGACGCATTGCTGGATGCCGGCGAATCCATGAAGCGCCTGGCAGAGGTGAAGGACTCCCTGGACATAGAGGTCAAGCAGAACTTCATTGACCCCCTCCAGAACCTGTGTGAGAAAGATCTGAAGGAGatccag CACCACCTGAAGAAGCTGGAGGGCCGCCGCCTGGACTTTGACTACAAGAAGAAGCGGCAGGGCAAGATCCCTGATGAGGAGCTACGCCAGGCACTGGAGAAGTTCGAGGAGTCCAAGGAGGTGGCAGAAACCAGCATGCACAACCTCCTGGAGACCGAc ATCGAGCAGGTGAGTCAGCTCTCGGCCCTGGTGGACGCACAGCTGGACTACCACCGGCAGGCCGTGCAGATCCTGGATGAGCTGGCCGAGAAGCTCAAGCGCAG GATGCGGGAAGCTTCGTCACGCCCCAGGCGGGAGTATAAGCCCAAGCCCCGGGAGCCCTTTGACCTCGGAGAGCCTGAGCAGTCCAACGGGGGCTTCCCCTGCACCACAGCCCCCAAGATCGCAG CTTCGTCGTCTTTCCGATCTTCCGACAAGCCCATCCGAACCCCTAGCCGGAGCATGC TGCCCCTGGACCAGCCAAGCTGCAAGGCGCTGTACGACTTCGAGCCGGAGAATGATGGGGAGCTGGGCTTCCGTGAGGGCGACGTCATCACACTGACCAACCAGATTGACGAGAACTGGTACGAGGGCATGCTGGACGGCCAGTCGGGCTTCTTTCCGCTCAGCTATGTGGAAGTGCTTGTGCCCCTGCCGCAGTGA
- the SH3GL1 gene encoding endophilin-A2 isoform X3 gives MEKKVDVTSKAVTEVLARTIEYLQPNPASRAKLTMLNTVSKIRGQVKNPGYPQSEGLLGECMIRHGKELGGESNFGDALLDAGESMKRLAEVKDSLDIEVKQNFIDPLQNLCEKDLKEIQHHLKKLEGRRLDFDYKKKRQGKIPDEELRQALEKFEESKEVAETSMHNLLETDIEQVSQLSALVDAQLDYHRQAVQILDELAEKLKRRMREASSRPRREYKPKPREPFDLGEPEQSNGGFPCTTAPKIAASSSFRSSDKPIRTPSRSMLPLDQPSCKALYDFEPENDGELGFREGDVITLTNQIDENWYEGMLDGQSGFFPLSYVEVLVPLPQ, from the exons ATGGAGAAG AAGGTGGATGTCACCAGCAAGGCGGTGACAGAAGTGCTGGCCAGGACCATCGAGTACCTGCAGCCCAACCCAG CCTCGCGGGCTAAGCTGACCATGCTCAACACGGTGTCCAAGATCCGGGGCCAGGTGAAGAACCCCGGCTACCCACAGTCGGAGGGGCTCCTGGGCGAGTGCATGATCCGCCACGGGAAGGAGCTGGGCGGCGAGTCCAACTTTG GCGACGCATTGCTGGATGCCGGCGAATCCATGAAGCGCCTGGCAGAGGTGAAGGACTCCCTGGACATAGAGGTCAAGCAGAACTTCATTGACCCCCTCCAGAACCTGTGTGAGAAAGATCTGAAGGAGatccag CACCACCTGAAGAAGCTGGAGGGCCGCCGCCTGGACTTTGACTACAAGAAGAAGCGGCAGGGCAAGATCCCTGATGAGGAGCTACGCCAGGCACTGGAGAAGTTCGAGGAGTCCAAGGAGGTGGCAGAAACCAGCATGCACAACCTCCTGGAGACCGAc ATCGAGCAGGTGAGTCAGCTCTCGGCCCTGGTGGACGCACAGCTGGACTACCACCGGCAGGCCGTGCAGATCCTGGATGAGCTGGCCGAGAAGCTCAAGCGCAG GATGCGGGAAGCTTCGTCACGCCCCAGGCGGGAGTATAAGCCCAAGCCCCGGGAGCCCTTTGACCTCGGAGAGCCTGAGCAGTCCAACGGGGGCTTCCCCTGCACCACAGCCCCCAAGATCGCAG CTTCGTCGTCTTTCCGATCTTCCGACAAGCCCATCCGAACCCCTAGCCGGAGCATGC TGCCCCTGGACCAGCCAAGCTGCAAGGCGCTGTACGACTTCGAGCCGGAGAATGATGGGGAGCTGGGCTTCCGTGAGGGCGACGTCATCACACTGACCAACCAGATTGACGAGAACTGGTACGAGGGCATGCTGGACGGCCAGTCGGGCTTCTTTCCGCTCAGCTATGTGGAAGTGCTTGTGCCCCTGCCGCAGTGA
- the SH3GL1 gene encoding endophilin-A2 isoform X1, with protein MKCCVLGRASHYPSRSVRHPLAPGTHGVPWVKKAAPVHRQRCWGSGAPAMFHGTFQGCSSHPRRCQREWFGSSVPASAFSLHEERDALVSEKVGGAEGTKLDDDFKEMEKKVDVTSKAVTEVLARTIEYLQPNPASRAKLTMLNTVSKIRGQVKNPGYPQSEGLLGECMIRHGKELGGESNFGDALLDAGESMKRLAEVKDSLDIEVKQNFIDPLQNLCEKDLKEIQHHLKKLEGRRLDFDYKKKRQGKIPDEELRQALEKFEESKEVAETSMHNLLETDIEQVSQLSALVDAQLDYHRQAVQILDELAEKLKRRMREASSRPRREYKPKPREPFDLGEPEQSNGGFPCTTAPKIAASSSFRSSDKPIRTPSRSMLPLDQPSCKALYDFEPENDGELGFREGDVITLTNQIDENWYEGMLDGQSGFFPLSYVEVLVPLPQ; from the exons ATGAAGTGCTGTGTGCTGGGAAGGGCCTCACACTATCCCTCTCGCTCTGTTCGGCATCCCTTGGCGCCAGGCACACATGGGGTGCCCTGGGTGAAGAAAGCAGCGCCTGTGCACCGACAGCGGTGCTGGGGTTCAGGGGCTCCTGCTATGTTCCATGGGACATTTCAGGGCTGTTCTTCGCATCCCAGGCGCTGTCAGAGGGAGTGGTTTGGGAGTTCAGTGCCTGCTTCTGCGTTCTCACTACACGAGGAAAGAGATGCT CTGGTCAGTGAGAAGGTCGGAGGGGCCGAGGGGACCAAGCTGGACGATGACTTCAAAGAGATGGAGAAG AAGGTGGATGTCACCAGCAAGGCGGTGACAGAAGTGCTGGCCAGGACCATCGAGTACCTGCAGCCCAACCCAG CCTCGCGGGCTAAGCTGACCATGCTCAACACGGTGTCCAAGATCCGGGGCCAGGTGAAGAACCCCGGCTACCCACAGTCGGAGGGGCTCCTGGGCGAGTGCATGATCCGCCACGGGAAGGAGCTGGGCGGCGAGTCCAACTTTG GCGACGCATTGCTGGATGCCGGCGAATCCATGAAGCGCCTGGCAGAGGTGAAGGACTCCCTGGACATAGAGGTCAAGCAGAACTTCATTGACCCCCTCCAGAACCTGTGTGAGAAAGATCTGAAGGAGatccag CACCACCTGAAGAAGCTGGAGGGCCGCCGCCTGGACTTTGACTACAAGAAGAAGCGGCAGGGCAAGATCCCTGATGAGGAGCTACGCCAGGCACTGGAGAAGTTCGAGGAGTCCAAGGAGGTGGCAGAAACCAGCATGCACAACCTCCTGGAGACCGAc ATCGAGCAGGTGAGTCAGCTCTCGGCCCTGGTGGACGCACAGCTGGACTACCACCGGCAGGCCGTGCAGATCCTGGATGAGCTGGCCGAGAAGCTCAAGCGCAG GATGCGGGAAGCTTCGTCACGCCCCAGGCGGGAGTATAAGCCCAAGCCCCGGGAGCCCTTTGACCTCGGAGAGCCTGAGCAGTCCAACGGGGGCTTCCCCTGCACCACAGCCCCCAAGATCGCAG CTTCGTCGTCTTTCCGATCTTCCGACAAGCCCATCCGAACCCCTAGCCGGAGCATGC TGCCCCTGGACCAGCCAAGCTGCAAGGCGCTGTACGACTTCGAGCCGGAGAATGATGGGGAGCTGGGCTTCCGTGAGGGCGACGTCATCACACTGACCAACCAGATTGACGAGAACTGGTACGAGGGCATGCTGGACGGCCAGTCGGGCTTCTTTCCGCTCAGCTATGTGGAAGTGCTTGTGCCCCTGCCGCAGTGA